From Pseudomonas poae, the proteins below share one genomic window:
- a CDS encoding aminodeoxychorismate/anthranilate synthase component II, whose product MLLIIDNYDSFVFNILQWLDYPADQIKVLRNDDISLKRLTVADVEAVIISPGPMSPGEAGYSNEAVRLFGESGIPVLGICLGHQCIGHVYGCVVGRHPRPAHGKEAIVELQRSALFNGLPERITVGRYHSLHVEMHGVDHPQLKVTATLDDGTVMALEHRHYPIYGVQFHPESVLTGAPGKTVLSNFLTIAGLKPRSKVTPAVSGF is encoded by the coding sequence ATGTTGTTGATTATTGATAACTACGACTCTTTTGTATTCAATATCTTGCAGTGGCTTGATTACCCGGCTGATCAGATAAAAGTCTTGCGCAACGATGATATAAGTTTGAAGCGGCTCACTGTTGCGGACGTTGAGGCCGTTATTATTTCGCCCGGTCCCATGAGTCCCGGTGAAGCCGGGTATTCAAACGAGGCGGTGCGCTTATTTGGTGAGTCCGGTATTCCGGTACTTGGCATCTGCCTGGGGCATCAGTGTATCGGTCATGTCTATGGCTGTGTCGTCGGGCGTCATCCACGGCCGGCACATGGTAAAGAGGCAATAGTCGAACTCCAGCGTTCAGCGCTTTTTAACGGTCTGCCTGAACGGATAACGGTAGGTCGTTATCATTCTTTACATGTTGAAATGCACGGTGTTGATCACCCGCAATTGAAAGTCACCGCCACGCTGGACGATGGAACGGTCATGGCGTTGGAGCATCGCCACTATCCAATCTATGGTGTGCAGTTTCATCCGGAGTCTGTCTTGACCGGAGCGCCAGGCAAAACAGTGCTGTCCAACTTCTTAACTATTGCTGGGCTCAAGCCACGCTCTAAGGTCACGCCGGCGGTTTCTGGCTTTTAA
- a CDS encoding MFS transporter: MDQVFTAARNTRMFFIYRAVSRLYFYLPVLVLYFFVQGESFFKIGVLLCVYSLSVMVFEQPTSKLIEYFGAKRIIVVGEVLKACGLTLLVYGAQTSYSIIAQLLTGAGYALAAGGDASLMSRSLIDAEQQAKVQKKAHVIVLVCVITASVVGGVLAQLYGARTALLISIVPPLLAALSACLFIEPCTGKGQSPLTTTSAGYIWLARSPALLTSVLSYGTTRAIFMSMFVAFIPITYLILFKVPLAVFGVVMGVYTVVSILTASYSTAICQRFGERLTVMLSYTFLTLAGGVLMYQGPVPQLLYLSPILMGFSAGITRPLAVVQFNRLTDLQGAGRALTLGESVNAVVTLALILTICNVMDVYGVETGLVVLAVSVATLAGLMLTCLYGVAWRNNTCETIIN, from the coding sequence ATGGATCAGGTTTTTACGGCTGCGCGTAATACACGAATGTTCTTCATTTATCGGGCTGTGTCTCGACTGTATTTTTATCTGCCGGTGCTGGTGCTTTATTTCTTTGTGCAGGGCGAATCGTTTTTTAAGATTGGCGTGTTGCTCTGTGTGTATTCCTTGAGTGTCATGGTATTTGAACAGCCCACCAGCAAGTTGATTGAGTATTTTGGCGCCAAGCGCATCATCGTTGTCGGCGAGGTGCTTAAGGCATGCGGGCTGACGTTGTTGGTTTATGGGGCGCAGACTTCATACTCTATTATTGCGCAGCTGCTCACAGGCGCCGGTTATGCCTTGGCCGCCGGCGGTGACGCCTCATTGATGTCTCGCTCTTTGATCGATGCTGAACAACAGGCGAAAGTGCAAAAAAAGGCCCATGTAATCGTTCTGGTATGTGTCATCACTGCCAGTGTCGTTGGTGGTGTGCTTGCTCAACTTTATGGGGCTCGCACCGCGCTCTTGATCAGTATTGTTCCGCCACTGCTGGCGGCACTGTCTGCGTGTTTATTTATTGAACCTTGTACCGGCAAGGGACAGTCACCCCTTACCACCACGAGTGCCGGATATATATGGTTGGCGCGTTCGCCCGCCTTGTTGACGAGTGTTTTGAGCTACGGCACAACGCGGGCTATTTTCATGTCGATGTTTGTAGCCTTCATCCCTATCACTTACTTGATCCTGTTCAAGGTCCCGCTGGCTGTATTTGGTGTGGTGATGGGTGTCTATACCGTTGTTTCAATTCTCACGGCGAGTTACAGCACCGCCATTTGTCAGCGGTTCGGTGAGCGCCTGACGGTGATGCTTTCCTATACTTTTCTGACGTTGGCTGGCGGCGTCCTGATGTACCAAGGGCCTGTGCCTCAGTTGCTTTACCTATCGCCCATACTGATGGGGTTTTCGGCCGGTATCACGCGGCCCCTGGCCGTTGTGCAATTCAATCGACTGACGGATTTGCAAGGGGCCGGCCGGGCGCTGACGCTTGGGGAATCGGTCAATGCGGTGGTAACGCTGGCACTGATATTGACTATTTGTAACGTCATGGACGTGTATGGAGTCGAAACCGGATTAGTTGTACTCGCGGTGTCAGTTGCGACGCTGGCGGGGTTAATGCTTACCTGTCTGTATGGGGTCGCCTGGCGCAACAACACCTGCGAAACAATCATCAATTAA
- a CDS encoding EamA family transporter, producing MSLDVFAIIMLGAALHATWNAVVKGGVDKLLTTCMITAFASLLALVVIPFLQLPAKESWPFIGASVILQVLYFVLVAATYRIADMSQTYPIMRGTAPLLVATVGVFLLSESLSVFAWVGIAVISIGILSMAAAPSTGQRKGLILALINAGVIAAYTLVDGLGVRKSAAPAAYTLWIFLLTAIPLAAWALGTRRQEFCRYLRRNWRAGIVGGAGTLASYGLALWAMTAAPIATVSALRETSILFGVVISALVLKEQLTRVRIVAACIIAAGAMVLRLG from the coding sequence ATGAGCTTGGATGTGTTCGCAATCATCATGCTGGGCGCCGCGCTCCACGCCACTTGGAACGCGGTGGTCAAAGGCGGCGTGGACAAGCTGCTGACCACCTGCATGATCACCGCGTTTGCCTCCCTGCTGGCGTTGGTCGTCATTCCGTTTCTGCAACTCCCGGCAAAAGAAAGCTGGCCGTTCATTGGCGCCTCAGTGATTTTGCAGGTGCTGTATTTCGTCCTGGTCGCCGCGACTTACCGAATCGCCGATATGAGCCAGACCTACCCGATCATGCGCGGCACTGCGCCGTTGCTGGTGGCGACAGTGGGCGTGTTCCTGTTATCGGAGTCGCTGTCAGTGTTTGCCTGGGTTGGCATTGCGGTGATCTCCATCGGCATCCTGAGCATGGCTGCAGCGCCTTCGACGGGGCAGCGCAAAGGGCTGATCCTGGCCCTGATCAACGCGGGCGTGATCGCTGCCTACACCCTTGTCGACGGACTGGGCGTGCGCAAATCCGCGGCGCCTGCGGCCTACACACTGTGGATATTCCTGCTCACCGCAATCCCGCTGGCCGCATGGGCGCTGGGCACCCGACGACAGGAATTCTGCCGTTACCTGAGGCGCAACTGGCGCGCTGGAATCGTCGGCGGCGCTGGCACGCTGGCCTCTTACGGCCTGGCGCTCTGGGCGATGACGGCAGCCCCCATCGCCACGGTGTCGGCGCTGCGGGAAACGTCGATCCTGTTTGGCGTGGTGATCTCGGCGCTGGTGCTCAAAGAACAACTGACCCGCGTGCGTATCGTCGCGGCCTGCATCATCGCCGCCGGGGCGATGGTGTTGCGCCTGGGCTGA
- a CDS encoding gamma-glutamyltransferase family protein — protein MNGVQRVFSISCRQLSMLAAALALAACHTPVNEQPPAPELGSGYRTDLATRHAERHMAAAANPLAAEAGREMLRQGGSAIDAAIAMQAVLTLVEPQSSGIGGGAFIMLWDGNTVHAYDGRETAPAGATERLFLKADGTPMAFPEAQIGGRSVGTPGVLRALEMAHKQNGHLQWAKLFEPAIRLSEQGFAISPRLHALIAADRYIPQSPEMAAYFLNADGTPKATGTLLKNPALAAVFKRIAKEGPDALYHGPIADEIARKVQGNRNAGSLSQADLKGYTAKQRTPLCTDYKQWKVCGMPPPSSGAIAVAQILGTLQALEASNPGLAIAPMKPVKSATAAGLEPTPEAVHLMAEAGRLAFADRGLYVADADFVPVPVAGLVAPDYLASRAALIGERSMGIAQPGTPAGIQVAYAPDRSPLRISTSQVVAVDDLGGAVSMTTTVEAAFGSHVMVQGFLLNNQMTDFSFIPEEHGQPVANRVEPGKRPRSAMAPTLVFDRKSGGLLATVGSPGGSQIIEYVSKSLVAMLDWNLAPQAAISLPNFGSRNGATELEAGLFSPALKQALRDKGHALSEIDMTSGIQAIVRTRNAQGKVALSGGADPRREGEALGD, from the coding sequence ATGAACGGAGTTCAGCGCGTGTTTTCGATTTCTTGCCGTCAACTGTCGATGCTTGCTGCGGCCCTCGCCCTGGCTGCCTGCCACACCCCCGTCAACGAACAACCTCCGGCACCGGAGTTGGGTTCGGGCTATCGCACCGACCTCGCCACCCGCCACGCCGAACGCCATATGGCCGCCGCCGCCAACCCGCTGGCGGCCGAAGCCGGCCGTGAGATGTTGCGCCAGGGCGGTTCGGCAATTGACGCAGCGATTGCGATGCAGGCGGTGTTGACCCTGGTGGAGCCCCAGTCTTCGGGCATCGGCGGCGGCGCGTTTATCATGCTGTGGGATGGCAACACCGTGCACGCCTATGACGGCCGCGAAACGGCACCGGCCGGGGCGACTGAGCGCTTGTTTCTTAAAGCGGACGGCACGCCGATGGCGTTTCCCGAGGCGCAGATTGGCGGGCGCTCGGTCGGCACGCCAGGCGTATTGCGTGCGCTGGAGATGGCGCACAAACAGAACGGGCACCTGCAATGGGCCAAGCTGTTTGAGCCGGCGATTCGTTTGTCGGAGCAAGGCTTCGCGATTTCCCCGCGCCTGCATGCGCTGATCGCGGCTGACCGCTACATCCCTCAATCCCCGGAAATGGCGGCTTATTTTCTGAATGCCGACGGCACACCCAAGGCCACCGGCACGTTGCTGAAAAACCCGGCGCTGGCCGCCGTGTTCAAGCGCATCGCCAAAGAGGGCCCGGACGCGCTGTACCACGGGCCGATTGCCGATGAGATCGCACGCAAGGTACAGGGCAATCGCAATGCGGGCAGCCTGTCGCAGGCGGACCTCAAGGGCTACACCGCCAAACAGCGCACGCCGCTGTGCACCGACTACAAGCAATGGAAGGTGTGTGGCATGCCGCCGCCGTCGTCGGGCGCGATTGCCGTGGCGCAGATCCTCGGCACCTTGCAGGCGCTGGAAGCCAGCAACCCAGGCTTGGCCATCGCGCCGATGAAACCCGTAAAAAGCGCCACAGCCGCCGGCCTAGAGCCGACACCCGAAGCCGTGCACCTGATGGCCGAGGCCGGGCGCCTGGCCTTTGCCGACCGTGGTTTATACGTGGCCGACGCCGACTTTGTGCCAGTGCCGGTCGCCGGTCTCGTCGCCCCGGATTACCTGGCCAGCCGCGCCGCACTGATCGGCGAGCGCAGCATGGGCATCGCCCAACCGGGTACGCCGGCAGGCATCCAGGTGGCCTACGCGCCGGACCGCTCGCCGCTGCGTATCTCGACTTCGCAGGTGGTGGCCGTGGATGATCTGGGGGGCGCCGTGTCGATGACCACCACGGTGGAAGCCGCATTCGGTTCCCATGTGATGGTCCAGGGCTTTTTGCTGAACAACCAGATGACTGACTTCTCGTTCATCCCCGAAGAACATGGCCAGCCGGTTGCCAACCGCGTCGAGCCCGGCAAACGCCCGCGATCGGCCATGGCGCCGACCCTGGTATTCGACCGCAAAAGTGGTGGGCTACTGGCCACAGTGGGCTCGCCGGGTGGCTCGCAGATCATCGAGTACGTGAGCAAATCCCTGGTGGCGATGCTGGACTGGAACCTGGCCCCGCAAGCCGCCATCAGCCTGCCCAATTTCGGCAGCCGCAATGGCGCTACCGAGCTGGAAGCGGGCCTGTTCAGCCCCGCGTTGAAACAGGCGCTGAGGGACAAGGGCCATGCGCTGAGCGAGATCGACATGACCAGCGGCATCCAGGCCATCGTTCGCACGCGCAATGCTCAGGGTAAGGTAGCGCTCAGCGGCGGCGCCGACCCGAGGCGTGAAGGCGAAGCGCTCGGCGATTGA
- the ddlA gene encoding D-alanine--D-alanine ligase gives MSKVRVGIIFGGRSAEHEVSLQSARNIVDALDRSRFEPVLIGIDKAGHWHLNDTSNYLINQENPALIALNQSNRELAVVPGKASQQVVETAGSGLLEHIDVIFPIVHGTLGEDGCLQGLLRMADLPFVGSDVLGSAVCMDKDISKRLLRDAGIAVAPFITLTRRNAARTSFDTAVSTLGLPLFVKPANQGSSVGVSKVGNEAEYRAAVELALGFDEKVLVESAVQGREIECAVLGNENPIASGCGEIVVSSGFYSYDSKYIDDQAAQVVVPAAISQAASERIRRLAIDAFEVLGCAGLARVDVFLTDDGEVLINEVNSLPGFTRISMYPKLWQAAGMSYSELVSRLIELALERHAARKGLKITR, from the coding sequence ATGAGCAAGGTGCGGGTAGGTATTATTTTTGGTGGCCGTTCGGCCGAGCACGAAGTCTCGTTGCAGTCGGCGCGCAATATCGTCGATGCACTGGACCGCTCGCGCTTCGAGCCGGTGCTGATCGGCATCGACAAGGCCGGCCACTGGCACCTCAACGACACGTCGAACTACCTGATCAACCAGGAAAACCCGGCCCTGATTGCGCTGAATCAATCCAACCGCGAATTGGCGGTGGTGCCCGGCAAAGCCAGCCAGCAAGTGGTAGAAACCGCAGGCAGCGGCCTGCTGGAACATATTGATGTGATCTTCCCCATCGTCCACGGCACCCTCGGCGAAGACGGCTGCCTGCAAGGTTTGCTGCGCATGGCGGATCTGCCGTTTGTGGGCTCGGATGTGCTGGGCTCGGCAGTCTGCATGGACAAGGACATCAGCAAACGCCTGTTGCGCGATGCCGGTATTGCCGTGGCGCCGTTCATCACCCTGACCCGTCGCAACGCGGCGCGCACCTCCTTCGATACGGCGGTGAGCACCCTCGGCCTGCCGCTGTTCGTCAAGCCCGCCAACCAGGGTTCCTCGGTGGGCGTGAGCAAGGTCGGCAATGAAGCCGAATATCGCGCTGCCGTGGAATTGGCCCTGGGTTTTGATGAAAAAGTGCTGGTGGAGTCCGCCGTCCAAGGCCGTGAAATCGAATGCGCCGTGCTGGGTAACGAAAACCCCATCGCCAGCGGTTGCGGCGAGATCGTGGTGAGCAGCGGCTTCTATTCCTACGACAGCAAATACATCGACGACCAGGCCGCCCAGGTGGTGGTGCCGGCGGCTATCAGCCAGGCTGCCAGCGAGCGCATTCGCCGCCTCGCCATCGACGCCTTTGAAGTGCTGGGTTGCGCCGGCCTGGCACGGGTCGACGTGTTCCTCACCGACGACGGTGAAGTGCTGATCAACGAAGTCAACTCACTGCCGGGTTTCACCCGCATCAGCATGTACCCCAAGCTGTGGCAGGCGGCGGGGATGAGCTACAGCGAATTGGTGAGCCGCCTGATTGAGCTGGCGCTGGAGCGGCATGCGGCGCGCAAGGGGCTGAAGATCACCCGCTGA
- a CDS encoding LysE family transporter, with amino-acid sequence MDFLNPAYVAPLVSLALLWTVAVVTPGPNFFNTAQLAASVSRRHGVMASAGVATGTIIWGLAGGLGIKSLFTAAPMLYLAFKIIGGCYLIYLGLKLFKRSAPAAGQAVLPDEPRRSLFSAWRFGLLGNLSNPKAALFVATAFASTMPPSPSPALLSLAVITMATLSFSWYSSVALVFSSERMANLYSRSRKWLDRFAGGCYLLFGAHLVANR; translated from the coding sequence ATGGACTTTCTCAACCCCGCCTATGTGGCGCCGCTGGTCTCGCTGGCCCTGCTGTGGACGGTGGCGGTGGTGACGCCCGGCCCCAACTTCTTCAACACCGCGCAATTGGCCGCCAGCGTTTCGCGCCGTCACGGCGTGATGGCATCGGCGGGCGTGGCCACCGGTACCATCATCTGGGGGCTGGCGGGTGGCCTGGGCATCAAGTCGCTGTTTACCGCCGCGCCGATGTTGTACCTGGCGTTCAAGATCATCGGCGGCTGCTACCTGATCTATCTGGGGCTTAAATTGTTCAAGCGTTCGGCACCCGCTGCGGGCCAGGCCGTGTTGCCCGATGAGCCGCGACGCTCGTTATTCTCCGCTTGGCGCTTCGGGTTGTTGGGCAACCTGTCCAACCCCAAGGCGGCGCTGTTCGTCGCCACGGCCTTCGCCTCGACCATGCCGCCGTCACCGTCGCCGGCATTGCTGAGCCTGGCGGTGATCACCATGGCCACTTTGTCGTTCAGCTGGTATTCCAGCGTGGCCCTGGTGTTTTCCAGCGAGCGCATGGCCAACCTCTACAGCCGCTCGCGCAAATGGCTCGATCGTTTTGCCGGTGGTTGCTACCTGTTGTTCGGTGCACATCTGGTGGCGAATCGCTGA
- a CDS encoding AraC family transcriptional regulator: MGHPISPLDWLHRAPHASGLDRIEAYFAGYAFDPHRHDTYAIGRTLFGVQSYHYRGCMTHSMPGATMVIHPDESHDGRASSVEGFKYRMIYVEPALIQQILGGKPLPFIHNGLSTDPRLFRASEVLLQSLDCPIDPMQEQDALFDLAQALNAASGAIISRKSFDYVAAERAREFIHSALGRSITLDEMADHCGRDRWALSRDFRLLFGTSPYRYLTMRRLDLVRSLLAQGQSLVDAALTAGFTDQSHMTRQFRSTYGMPPSRWVKMSGRVQHG, encoded by the coding sequence ATGGGCCATCCCATTTCCCCCCTCGACTGGCTGCACCGCGCGCCCCACGCCAGCGGCCTGGACCGTATCGAGGCGTACTTTGCCGGCTACGCGTTCGACCCGCATCGCCATGACACCTACGCCATCGGGCGCACGTTATTTGGCGTGCAGAGCTATCACTACCGCGGCTGCATGACCCACAGCATGCCCGGCGCAACCATGGTGATTCATCCCGATGAAAGCCACGACGGCCGCGCCAGCAGCGTGGAGGGTTTCAAGTACCGCATGATTTATGTGGAACCGGCACTGATCCAGCAGATTCTCGGCGGCAAGCCGCTGCCGTTTATCCACAACGGGCTGTCGACGGACCCTCGACTGTTTCGCGCCAGCGAGGTCTTGCTGCAAAGCCTGGACTGCCCGATTGATCCGATGCAGGAGCAGGACGCGCTGTTCGACCTGGCCCAAGCGCTGAACGCCGCATCGGGGGCGATCATCAGCCGCAAATCCTTCGACTACGTCGCCGCCGAGCGCGCCCGCGAATTTATCCACAGCGCCCTGGGCCGCAGCATCACCCTGGATGAAATGGCCGACCACTGCGGCCGTGACCGCTGGGCGTTGTCGCGGGATTTTCGCTTGTTGTTCGGCACCAGCCCCTACCGCTACCTGACCATGCGCCGCCTGGACCTGGTGCGCAGCCTGCTGGCACAGGGCCAATCCTTGGTGGACGCGGCACTGACCGCAGGTTTCACCGACCAGAGCCATATGACCCGGCAATTTCGCAGCACCTACGGCATGCCGCCGTCGCGTTGGGTGAAGATGTCAGGCCGGGTCCAACACGGGTAG
- a CDS encoding MFS transporter, whose amino-acid sequence MLMLLATAQLIIALDATIVFVALPQIGAHLDFSAQQLQWVVSAYSVAFGGFLLLGGRATDLLGKRRLYRVGQSLYALASLAAVLGGSAVLLVLARAVQGVGGALLFPATLALINTHYAEGPARNRAFAVWSAASAAGLALGALLGGVLTQAWGWEAVFLVNVPLAGGCAWAARYWIPADGERARGRNFDISGALSVTVGGTLLVFSLVQGPEWGWTAPLTLGCIALAVMLLGLFAWIEHRGRDPLMPLRLFAYRELRMAMVLTAIFMSSFGVQYYFLALYYQQVYGYSVLQAGLAFLPATLVCTFGIWLAERSLVKLGLRNTLVSGQLAGAVGIALVCWALPTGVGFWSLLPGIFILSIGQGMTWTAMWVAAGLGIRPGEQGVAAGMASTSQQIGGALGLAVLVSVANAGGIELALWWSAAIALAGAVLALRLRQSCGLPVLDPA is encoded by the coding sequence ATGCTGATGCTGCTGGCCACGGCGCAACTGATCATCGCCCTGGATGCGACCATCGTGTTTGTGGCTTTACCGCAGATCGGCGCGCACCTGGATTTCTCTGCCCAGCAATTGCAGTGGGTGGTGAGTGCCTACAGCGTGGCATTCGGCGGCTTTCTGTTGCTGGGCGGCAGGGCCACGGATCTGCTCGGCAAGCGCCGTTTGTACCGGGTTGGCCAGTCGCTGTATGCGTTGGCCTCCCTGGCGGCGGTGCTCGGCGGCAGCGCGGTGTTGCTGGTATTGGCGCGGGCGGTGCAAGGCGTGGGCGGGGCGCTGTTGTTCCCGGCGACGCTGGCATTGATCAACACCCACTATGCCGAAGGCCCGGCACGTAACCGGGCGTTTGCCGTGTGGAGCGCGGCGTCGGCGGCCGGCCTGGCACTGGGTGCATTGCTGGGCGGTGTGTTGACCCAGGCGTGGGGCTGGGAGGCGGTGTTCCTGGTGAATGTACCGTTGGCGGGGGGCTGTGCCTGGGCGGCGCGTTACTGGATTCCGGCCGATGGCGAGCGTGCGCGCGGGCGCAACTTCGATATCAGCGGCGCGCTGAGCGTGACCGTTGGCGGCACCTTGCTGGTGTTTTCCTTGGTCCAGGGACCGGAGTGGGGCTGGACTGCGCCGCTGACATTGGGCTGCATCGCCCTGGCCGTGATGCTGCTCGGGCTGTTCGCCTGGATCGAACATCGCGGCCGCGACCCGCTGATGCCGCTGCGTTTGTTCGCCTACCGCGAGTTGCGGATGGCCATGGTGCTGACGGCAATATTCATGAGCAGCTTTGGCGTGCAGTACTACTTTCTGGCGCTGTACTACCAGCAGGTCTACGGCTACAGCGTGTTGCAGGCCGGGTTGGCGTTTTTGCCGGCGACCCTGGTGTGCACGTTCGGTATCTGGTTGGCGGAGCGCTCGCTGGTCAAGTTGGGGCTGCGCAATACCCTGGTCAGCGGGCAACTGGCGGGCGCAGTGGGCATTGCGCTGGTGTGCTGGGCGTTGCCAACCGGCGTGGGGTTCTGGTCGCTGCTGCCGGGAATTTTCATCTTGAGCATCGGCCAGGGCATGACCTGGACGGCGATGTGGGTGGCGGCGGGGTTGGGCATTCGGCCAGGCGAGCAGGGCGTGGCGGCGGGCATGGCGTCTACCAGCCAGCAGATTGGCGGGGCGCTGGGCCTGGCGGTGCTGGTGTCGGTGGCCAATGCCGGCGGGATCGAACTGGCATTGTGGTGGAGCGCCGCGATTGCTTTGGCCGGTGCCGTGCTGGCGCTACGCCTACGGCAGTCGTGCGGGCTACCCGTGTTGGACCCGGCCTGA
- a CDS encoding LysR family transcriptional regulator: MDLNAVRLLVRVADARSFTRAAGDLGLTQSGLSRAISRLETQLGVRLLQRNTRSVSLTPDGQMLYERSAPLLAELAETEKLMLDRRATPCGLLKISTPSLFGRKVVMPVIGELTLRYPELHIEAVMTDRLVDIVDEGFDALLRTGEIQDQRLIARSLAPLRWVTVASPAYLARFGTPQSIEELKDHNCITVRNLRNGRLVDWQFMRGAKVQDVSVAGRLIFDIGDAMVDAAVGGFGIAQVMDFAVRDDLAAGRLVPLLEAFAGRSRAISLVYPPSRQYSPKLMAFAEALGRAQW, encoded by the coding sequence ATGGATCTGAACGCTGTTCGTCTGCTGGTCCGCGTGGCCGACGCCCGCAGCTTCACCCGGGCGGCCGGTGACCTGGGACTGACCCAATCCGGCTTATCCCGCGCCATCTCCCGCCTGGAAACCCAGCTGGGCGTGCGCCTGCTGCAACGCAATACCCGCAGCGTCAGCCTCACACCCGACGGGCAGATGCTGTACGAGCGCAGCGCGCCTTTGCTGGCCGAACTGGCCGAGACCGAGAAGCTGATGCTCGACCGCCGCGCCACCCCCTGCGGCCTGCTGAAGATCAGCACGCCATCGCTGTTCGGACGCAAGGTGGTGATGCCGGTGATCGGCGAGTTAACCTTGCGCTACCCCGAGTTGCACATCGAAGCGGTGATGACCGACCGCCTGGTGGATATCGTCGACGAGGGCTTCGACGCCCTGCTGCGCACCGGCGAAATCCAGGACCAACGCCTGATCGCCCGATCGCTGGCGCCGCTGCGCTGGGTCACGGTCGCCTCCCCCGCTTACCTGGCGCGGTTCGGCACGCCGCAGAGCATTGAAGAACTCAAGGACCACAACTGCATTACCGTGCGCAATTTGCGCAACGGCCGCCTGGTGGATTGGCAATTCATGCGGGGCGCCAAGGTGCAGGACGTGAGTGTGGCGGGGCGGCTGATCTTTGATATCGGCGACGCGATGGTGGACGCCGCCGTAGGGGGGTTCGGCATCGCCCAAGTAATGGACTTTGCCGTACGCGACGACCTCGCGGCTGGGCGCCTGGTGCCGCTACTGGAGGCATTTGCCGGCCGCAGCCGGGCTATTTCGCTGGTCTATCCGCCGTCACGGCAGTATTCGCCCAAGTTGATGGCGTTTGCCGAAGCGCTCGGGCGAGCGCAGTGGTGA
- a CDS encoding flavin reductase family protein: MSPTHRRPVPLSKAYRLLNHGPTVLVSAAHNGQRNIMAAAWAMPLDFEPPKVAVVLDKATWTRQLLEGAGTFVLQVPCVAQADLVQTVGNITGSETDKFAAYGLQTFTGEHTEAPLLEGCVAWLECRLLPEPHNQQTYDLFLGEVVAAYADERVFSDGHWHFEGHDELRTLHHVAGGHFLVIGDQLQASSLKPHA; encoded by the coding sequence ATGAGCCCTACCCACCGTCGCCCCGTTCCGTTATCCAAAGCTTACCGCTTGCTCAACCATGGGCCTACGGTGCTGGTGAGTGCGGCCCATAACGGCCAGCGCAATATCATGGCCGCCGCGTGGGCCATGCCACTGGATTTCGAGCCGCCCAAAGTCGCTGTCGTGCTGGACAAGGCCACCTGGACCCGCCAACTGCTGGAAGGCGCCGGCACTTTCGTGCTGCAGGTGCCCTGCGTGGCCCAGGCGGATCTGGTGCAGACGGTCGGCAACATCACCGGCTCCGAAACCGACAAATTCGCCGCCTACGGCCTGCAAACCTTCACCGGTGAACACACCGAAGCGCCCCTGCTCGAAGGTTGCGTCGCCTGGCTGGAGTGCCGCCTGTTGCCGGAGCCGCACAACCAACAAACCTACGATCTATTCCTCGGTGAAGTGGTCGCGGCCTATGCCGACGAGCGCGTGTTCAGCGACGGGCACTGGCATTTCGAAGGTCATGATGAGTTGCGCACCTTGCACCATGTGGCGGGTGGGCATTTCCTGGTGATCGGAGATCAACTGCAAGCTTCAAGCTTGAAGCCGCACGCTTGA